The Arabidopsis thaliana chromosome 5, partial sequence genomic interval AGACAGCCCGATACGCGAGAGGTACCACATCCCAAGCTATCTTTAGATCACATTTGAATGGTatcaatatcatcatcttacttccagtttttttttgtggttttgaaaCTGAAGCAGCCCCTCTCGTTCGCCGCCAGCAGAGGAATGATTGGAGATGCAGACAGATGATTGTGTTGGattcacaaacaaaagatgTCTCTCAAAGTAGTTGTATCCGAAACTGAAGTCTTTTGCTATGTCATGTAGTATTTAGTGTGTTATTTTGGGTCTTTGTTAAGTGTTTTGTAAACTTTATTATGACTCCATTCGAAATCGCTTGTCGTAGTATTGGTTAAAAGATTGCTTTTTAGTTTGGATTACAATATCCGACTTTAGATGTTTACGAGCGCAGCTTATGTTTTAACATGAAAATAGTGCTAAAGATGGTCGACAAGATCAGAAGTTTTATGTTAGCCATGAAATCCTTTATAATGTAGGTCTGAATTGTGTCAACTTGTCAACCCTAAATTTTCCATTTCAATTACATTCGCCTTTTTGCGCTTCCACTTTTTTTCAACTTCGTAATATTGTATAGAACTTTTTTGTCTATAAAATTCTTTTGCAAAGTGTAAAATACTAAACACAAAAGTAgcacttttcttttgtttgcatttgggttttcatttttctgtttttttttttctgttaatgGTTCCGAATAGTAACACTCATAATGGTGGAATAACATTTTCTAATGAGATTATGCAAGAATCttactaaccaaaaaaaattgcataatatttactaaaatgtaaaaacgTATGATTTGCGTTTTCGCctaaaaaattcatataaaaattcatTATGCAAATAAATAAGTATATAGTTGTTTATTTCATTATGAGATTTTTCATTCTGCAAGTATTTTCATTATGCGATTTATGTCATTAGATATTTATGCAGTGTCACCATTCAGAGATGTTGTGGAGCCGTAATGTTTTGTTGCCtagagcaaaacaaaaaaattaagccCATTAACAAACAcatctataaaataaaaactcatatTATTGTCATTGAAGGATTTGAGCTAACCTAGAAGCTTATTATGTATAcgctttctctcttcctcaacAACTATACTATTGACGTTTTCACTTAAAATGATGCTCCAAAAGTTTTATACGTTGGATGCCTAAAACACCAGTTTCACGTGCTTTAATTCAAGGTTAAACGAACGGACAAAACCATAGTAAGTAACATCAAATTCATGGCAATTGTCAGTGGTTAGATAATGCACCTAGCTAGGAACCAATATGGTAGTaatactttttgaaaaaaaaatgtattatcTTAGTACTATTTTATGTGATGGGTAACAAAAAATGAGGAAGTTAGGCAGAAACATTACTATAAAGGATAGGTGTAGTAAAAGTGTGGTTAACTTATTAGGCTAAAACTACtagaagaagtaaagaaaaagagtgtGTCTCAATTGTTGAGACATGAGAGTCTAGAAACGTAACTCCCACACACATTATCTTATCGATCACACTAACAAAATTCAAGCACTGAACGTAATCTTAACGTACTAATTCTATCTTCAATGGATCTTGACTTGATTGTTTTGATTGAGACATTAACTCTTAAGCTTTGTTTCTTCCCAACAAGTTTAATAGTGTTCATGAAACATGCAAGGTTAACGTCAACAAATCGTCCATAAATACTACAAAATGTCTAATAAAAGAATGATATAGCTTTGCAAGTCAAATTGAATTTGAAAGGGCTTTCACTGTATGTTTCTCTGCTTCAAATTGGAATTGAATAATTTGTCGACTTACTTAGATTGAATAGAGTATAtgataaagtaaaataaagaattaataTGGAATATTAAAACAAGGAGTGTGACGGTCCCAATTAAACATGGACCGTTGGATGTGTAAGCCgtaaaatgatgatgaatccCATTTGGCTTCAACTCCGCTTGTTGTTGCTTTTCACCCAACAAGTCGCTTCATTTCTTTTGACTTTCACAACCTAATTACGGCTAAAAAGATTAaagacaaacttttgttttgtctctttttaatattctttatGTATAACAAAATAGTAGGAATCTATTATTGTGATTATCTTCGGAAAAAGGAAGCAAAAGAGTATATCACTTGTCATAGACTCATAGATCACAAAGTTTACAACtaataatatttcattaaatattGTCTTTGCTGGAAAGATAGATTgagtaagaaaatgataagatGGAAAAAGGGAAACGAGAAGTTGGTTACGAATTTATCTCTTAGAATCCAATGAATTTAGTTGATATTCATTGACACATCATCTCGTACGTGTTACTATTgaaattctttcttgttttacaTTTAGATATTGAAATGTTATCAAACTATAATATTCGTTTTTACTAAAATCTTTGTCGTTTTACTAAAAGTCAAATGTTGATGATTCGTTTTCAACCAAATGAAGAAATGTTATAAGTGAAAGGAATCGATATTATCCTTCATCTTTCAACTTTAAATAATCCTACACACTgtttaaatattgaatttgGACATAGTAAAATCTATAATTTAACCTAGAGCACAAAGTAACCAATACGTTTTACTACTAGATTTATCATCATGATCAGAGCAACACGTGTTATAAGGAGTAAGGTTCTTCATTACAAAACATCCAGAATGAGATGAGATCTACCGAAAGgcgttttaaatatttgactcAATCCActttaagaaaaacatcatAAAAACAGCAGAAATAGACAAATAAATGTATTAATTCATGCTTGTATTAATATTCTTTTGTCAACATATGGACAGCCGTATAGTCCCGTAGTAACtacaagagaaaacaattatatagGACAAAATGGTACGGCAGAAAATTTTGCACGACGAGTTGCAATCGTCGACAAGATAAACATGACCACCTCCCTTTTCAATTCCAAAAGTATGATATGAGTATCTAAAGGTTAaaatacgtatatatattttttattatacttTAGTTTCTATCGATTAGAATATAGATGTCAGTAAACGGTATTATTGTTTGTTGTGatatatatgagttttttttccgACTACACATTAGTTTAAAAGATCACTGATAATCCAAAGTAAAATCCAACTTGTAAAATAAcgtgtcaatttttttttgaagtgttCACATATAATTGGATTAAAAGTGTATACGTCTCTAAATGATAATTTATTCGACTAAAAATGATGGGCCATGTAAGAATTTAGCAAAACTAGTAAACCTGAAAGGTAtcattacaatttacaaatgaACCAATATAAACACGAGAGACCGATGTAAAGTCTTTGTCATCAAACTTATatttgtaacaaaagaaaaaaaatctgttcAGGTAAGGACAAAGTAGATTTGCAAAACATCACAACTAGAAAAGAGAATTCAAATAGGAAAATGAGAATGTGTATGGGCATACGTTAAGTCCCTTTTCTTCAATGTGTTATGCAAGGTACAAATTCAATTCAATGAACtgaaatattaatacaatGAATTAGACTCAATATATTCTGTAACTTTCTCACTCTTTCACGCACTAGTTAAGGAATTAATGGcttacttaaaaaataaacaatcacATAATGGTAATTTAATGTACCTTGCTTCATGAGGAGTTAACCATTCTGATTGTTTACGCACGGTGCTGATGATCAATTTCGCAATGTATAGATACTTgtatacaaaaatcaaagatattaccagaatttttttcttaaattatgtttatatcatttacctttgtttttttttaaaacaaaatttcaatagaGGTTTTGTCGATTaatatcaaaaagaaataatttaaacttGAATGTATTATACAGTAGAAACATCATTAAATAGCattcaaaatgaataaaatttgtaacagTTAGTTCTTGTGTTAGTTTATGTATAGAAATTTTAGCGAAGTATAGTtgttgacccaaaaaaaatgtaggaacatatatagttttctttgGTCCCAAAAcgagtttattttttgttcttcagtgTTGAACACTATTTTGCTCGAACATGTCTGGTCAACGTCCGACCAGCCAATTCCACTTCATAGTTTGCATATTAACGAACTTCCATCTTTTTGCTGATTACAGCTTTCATTATACcgtttagatttttctttttttgcctaaataaaaaaatatgaccCTAAACATTCGTAATTAatagaaaacattaaataagTACGATACAAAAGACTGAATCTCTATAATAATAGATTGAGACCATATTCTTGTgagataaataaaagattgaGACCATATTCTTGTGACAATTGGTATACAATTAGGTTACAAATATTCTAATCCAAATTTAATTTCGAGAACATAATCGTGTGAGTAACGATAaacaatttcattttgtttacaaagatatatgatatattgcactttttaaaatctaatatgCTTACTTTTTTGAGCTGTCATTAATCCCCAAACTCcactttgggatttttttaaaaagtctaATTCAACGCGTGGGGCACACCGTGTGTAAACTTCGACTTTGAAAAGTtataaacagaaaatgatgttttttaaaaaaacagggaaaaaaagagaagtttcTATTTGAAATAGGTTCAAAACCCACTGGCCAAGTACTTTGTTAGTGGCATGTTTATCATGAGAATATATTTGACCCGTCCCTTGTTTCAGTTTTGCTATTACGTTCCGTGTCAGTTAATTTAAAACTCTAATCATATCTTATTTGATTAAAGAATATAGTGATGAtgaaaagttatattttgtgTACTTGAATGTTTGAGTTGGGCCTCGTCTATCATATGGCAATATCTCCTTTAAGTGTGTGAACGTAAATTACCAATTTCAAGGTCCTCCTCTTAACGTAAATTATCCCAGCTCTCAGGGTTTTTCAGCAAGGGAATAATATAACAATCTAATTAGTCAAAAATTGGATCAAGTGCTAGTAAATTATGCTTGGTTTACTAATCTTTCCTCATTCTTTTTTCCCCATTTTGATTTATGAGGATCACGTTTAATGTAAGGTTTAAATTTCTCAAACCAGAGCTGGTTGTCATCGTTTAAATGAATCTATATGCATGTATTCTATTCCATTAGAAATTATACACACGTAGTTAACTGTAATTAGCTATAGTTAAATCCGTACACACCGTTTTTTCCAGTTTGAATCAGTATAGTGATACATgatataagtatataacatGCGTATAATCAACATACATGATTtagacaaaatatattattattctaatttttgtcATATAGATTTTGATTCACATTATAAACTGTATAtattgacaagaaaaaaaaaacatttgacaaaagaagaaaataataaacattttttgaaATCATGATTTTGAGGTGATAGTCTATTTATACTAATACTAATGATACTATGTGTCAATGCATCACTAATACATCTTCAGATTGAGTAGAAACCGTGTATATGGATTTAACTCTAGTTAAACAACAAGAACATACAAATTTGAATGTAATAAGCGTGTAACCATTTgacttgaaaataaaatacatatgaccaaattgaaaataataatattaaaatccagtgcaacgaaaaaaataatatgttaaaacaataaaacccACTCACTACTTTCTCTATATAAAGCCAAATGCTTCAACCAATCTTCTTCACACCtacaaatcttcttcttctctctctctccctcttcctCTGTCACACAGatattgacaaaaacaaaaagaatgagTCAATCAAATCGTGTCAGAGACGAAGTTACATTACCTTTACTCCAAAAAACCTCTCATCTGAAAAATCACTCCTctgttctctctgttttcctaAATGAAGCAATCTCAATCTGCAAAATCTCTTACCCATTGGTCCTCACTGGTCTCTTCCTCTACGTTCGCTCCTTCGTCTCTCTGTCTTTCCTCGGTGGTCTCGGTGACGCCACTCTCGCCGGTGGCTCCCTCGCCGCCGCATTTGCAAACATCACCGGATACTCTCTTTTCTCCGGTTTAACCATGGGCGTTGAGTCTATCTGTTCACAAGCCTTTGGAGCCAGACGCTATAACTACGTCTGCGCGAGTGTCAAGAGAGGAATCATCCTCCTTCTCGTCACTTCTCTCCCTGTTACACTTCTTTGGATGAATATGGAGAAGATTCTTCTAATCTTGAAACAGGACAAGAAGCTCGCGTCCGAAGCGCACATCTTTTTGCTTTACTCTGTTCCAGATCTTGTCGCTCAATCTTTCTTACACCCATTAAGAGTTTATCTTCGGACTCAGTCAAAGACTCTTCCTTTATCAATCTGTACAGTGATCGCGAGTTTTCTTCACTTGCCAATCACGTTCTTCCTTGTAAGTTACCTCGGTTTGGGGATTAAAGGAATCGCTTTGAGTGGTGTTGTGTCTAATTTCAACCTTGTCGCTTTCCTCTTTCTCTACATCTGTTTCTTCGAAGACAAGCTAAGTGTTAATGAGGACGAGAAGATAACAGAGGAGACATGTGAAGATAGTGTGAGAGAATGGAAGAAACTACTCTGTCTTGCGATACCAAGTTGTATATCGGTTTGTCTTGAGTGGTGGTGCTATGAGATTATGATTTTGCTTTGTGGGTTTCTCTTAGACCCTAAAGCAAGTGTTGCTTCAATGGGAATTCTCATCCAAATCACTTCTCTTGTGTACATTTTCCCTCATTCCTTGAGTTTAGGAGTCTCCACCCGGGTCGGAAACGAGCTTGGTTCTAACCAGCCAAAAAGAGCGAGAAGAGCAGCCATTGTTGGACTTGGTCTCAGCATCGCCCTAGGGTTTACGGCTTTCGCGTTTACTGTCTCGGTTAGAAACACATGGGCGA includes:
- a CDS encoding MATE efflux family protein (MATE efflux family protein; FUNCTIONS IN: antiporter activity, drug transmembrane transporter activity; INVOLVED IN: drug transmembrane transport, transmembrane transport; LOCATED IN: membrane; EXPRESSED IN: 7 plant structures; EXPRESSED DURING: 7 growth stages; CONTAINS InterPro DOMAIN/s: Multi antimicrobial extrusion protein MatE (InterPro:IPR002528); BEST Arabidopsis thaliana protein match is: MATE efflux family protein (TAIR:AT4G23030.1); Has 10796 Blast hits to 10712 proteins in 2003 species: Archae - 245; Bacteria - 7617; Metazoa - 145; Fungi - 324; Plants - 1294; Viruses - 0; Other Eukaryotes - 1171 (source: NCBI BLink).) — translated: MSQSNRVRDEVTLPLLQKTSHLKNHSSVLSVFLNEAISICKISYPLVLTGLFLYVRSFVSLSFLGGLGDATLAGGSLAAAFANITGYSLFSGLTMGVESICSQAFGARRYNYVCASVKRGIILLLVTSLPVTLLWMNMEKILLILKQDKKLASEAHIFLLYSVPDLVAQSFLHPLRVYLRTQSKTLPLSICTVIASFLHLPITFFLVSYLGLGIKGIALSGVVSNFNLVAFLFLYICFFEDKLSVNEDEKITEETCEDSVREWKKLLCLAIPSCISVCLEWWCYEIMILLCGFLLDPKASVASMGILIQITSLVYIFPHSLSLGVSTRVGNELGSNQPKRARRAAIVGLGLSIALGFTAFAFTVSVRNTWAMFFTDDKEIMKLTAMALPIVGLCELGNCPQTTGCGVLRGSARPKIGANINGVAFYAVGIPVGAVLAFWFGFGFKGLWLGMLAAQITCVIGMMAATCRTDWELEAERAKVLTTAVDCGSSDDDAKEDMEAGMVDK